Proteins from a genomic interval of Gloeocapsopsis sp. IPPAS B-1203:
- a CDS encoding DUF5895 domain-containing protein, protein MARTSKSTSNRSVRNNSAKPSARAASSGASQAQSKQASKPKPKAAKVDPNYQLSPEVLGEEHNEVHPPDMAYGIVVNDEPAGILIPLDQLEEAGWTDLPDEDDLTTCKFGKNRVTGLFLTQARVLILGKRKDYIQTKSEGDELPEFVGFYDEKRDDYDPETMEIRSDYAFIFLDDDNQPLHTAAAIKISWRKIARKEFNKAIRKFRRQLEKAFVDYCTKKKIRNASSKPITYSGKGDAWHACAILDLEFVAEDRGSDQTHPCCITVIHNKPSWKTFEEIFYFGSVNAYQQLTSQREEIIGFIKTSSPVPVLPSSSSEPEVADSDEFDESDDDFLDVEAEEVLDNDEGDEDDDLNDEDDEFDFEEDED, encoded by the coding sequence ATGGCTCGAACCAGCAAATCAACCTCCAATCGCTCTGTACGCAATAATTCGGCAAAGCCATCAGCAAGAGCCGCATCTTCTGGTGCATCCCAAGCCCAATCGAAGCAAGCATCAAAGCCTAAACCCAAAGCGGCTAAAGTCGACCCCAACTACCAGCTTTCTCCAGAAGTACTCGGTGAAGAACATAACGAAGTTCATCCCCCCGACATGGCTTATGGCATCGTAGTTAATGATGAACCAGCTGGCATTCTCATCCCGCTCGATCAGTTGGAGGAAGCAGGTTGGACCGATCTCCCAGATGAAGATGACTTGACCACCTGCAAATTCGGCAAGAACCGAGTCACGGGACTGTTCCTCACCCAAGCCCGCGTGTTAATTCTGGGCAAACGTAAGGATTACATCCAAACCAAATCAGAGGGAGACGAGTTACCTGAGTTCGTCGGCTTTTATGATGAAAAACGAGATGACTACGATCCAGAAACGATGGAAATCCGCTCGGATTATGCCTTTATCTTTCTGGACGATGACAACCAACCCCTGCACACTGCTGCTGCGATCAAAATTAGCTGGCGCAAAATTGCTCGTAAGGAATTCAACAAAGCCATCCGTAAGTTCAGACGACAACTGGAAAAGGCGTTTGTGGACTACTGTACCAAAAAGAAAATCCGAAATGCGTCCAGCAAGCCAATTACTTATTCTGGCAAGGGCGATGCGTGGCACGCCTGTGCTATCCTCGACCTCGAATTCGTAGCTGAAGACCGAGGCTCAGACCAAACTCATCCCTGTTGCATCACTGTCATTCATAACAAACCTTCTTGGAAAACCTTTGAGGAAATCTTCTACTTTGGTAGTGTCAACGCCTATCAGCAGCTAACAAGCCAGCGAGAGGAGATTATTGGTTTCATTAAAACTTCATCTCCTGTTCCGGTACTGCCTTCTAGCTCCAGCGAGCCGGAAGTAGCAGACTCAGACGAGTTTGATGAATCTGACGATGACTTCCTCGATGTAGAAGCCGAAGAGGTGCTTGACAACGATGAAGGGGATGAAGACGACGATCTCAACGATGAAGATGATGAGTTTGACTTCGAGGAGGACGAAGACTAA
- a CDS encoding type IV secretion system DNA-binding domain-containing protein gives MNHLTYEVAPSPTLASIDLGKIFQKYNTPEGLAMIGGLLFLVVISRVAGSTKGKISTGRLAGISEKLSATNLALKQINIVRDLQIYNRSARTQTENAVQPTSSKTKKSEPSSPKKPAHNRMTLWCGMPRYWWNGTGKGFVARLQTMLGASPTVWLPDAQRSMLAIGAPGSGKTFGCIDRAIESAFAQGIPTIIYDKKGDQMRLHAPLAARYGYKVFVFAPGEPFSDILNPLDFLRDERDSVMAGELAQVINRNALTGGKTDEFFSKAGDLLAKGLLQLVKSPEAKFHDMAMLYAILRLPGLVKRLDYAVQQKRIDEWIATSFNQFLSSKDAEKTVAGIQTTATGTFSSFIQADLLHAFMGSSTIPKRIEGKQLIIFKLDDERRTVIGPLLAAAIHLCIVSNLSVPRRDPLAIFLDELPSIKLDKLPQWINEYRSNGGCFVLGIQSLNQLYETYGEKMGAAIASACSTHILFNPGDAKTAEEYSKRYGEKEIKLKNRSTSSSVNSQSVSWNESLQKIPLFTVDQILKFTEGWCVITNPGYRVGKEGSVPYALKIPVPKSDETRAEECEQLWDSHVRPALSRRVPLPDPEKLTQELLLRVEHAKKLLPDPPEEGSQTPPPSAAPPRGTTPKRFSAERTPRSNVNALDFIAPDTGQEAS, from the coding sequence GTGAATCATCTGACTTATGAAGTCGCGCCATCTCCAACGCTGGCGTCAATTGACTTAGGCAAAATATTTCAAAAATACAATACCCCTGAAGGCTTGGCTATGATTGGGGGACTGCTGTTTCTAGTGGTGATCTCCCGCGTGGCAGGTAGCACTAAGGGCAAGATTTCCACTGGACGGCTGGCAGGTATTTCAGAAAAGCTTTCAGCGACTAATCTGGCACTCAAGCAAATAAACATTGTTCGGGATTTGCAAATTTACAATCGTTCTGCTAGAACGCAAACTGAAAATGCTGTCCAACCAACTAGTTCTAAGACTAAAAAATCTGAGCCTAGCTCACCAAAAAAGCCTGCCCATAACCGCATGACTCTGTGGTGTGGTATGCCTCGCTACTGGTGGAATGGTACAGGTAAAGGATTCGTTGCTCGACTACAAACTATGCTAGGGGCATCGCCTACTGTTTGGCTTCCCGATGCCCAGCGGAGTATGCTTGCGATTGGTGCGCCAGGTTCTGGTAAAACATTTGGCTGCATTGACCGAGCGATCGAAAGTGCGTTTGCTCAAGGGATACCCACAATAATCTACGACAAGAAAGGAGACCAAATGCGGTTGCACGCACCCTTGGCTGCCCGCTATGGCTATAAAGTATTTGTGTTTGCTCCTGGCGAACCGTTTAGCGATATCCTTAACCCGTTAGACTTCCTGCGAGATGAACGAGACTCCGTCATGGCAGGAGAATTAGCGCAGGTCATCAACCGCAATGCCTTAACTGGTGGCAAAACAGATGAATTCTTTTCTAAAGCTGGGGATTTACTAGCAAAAGGCTTACTCCAGTTAGTCAAAAGCCCTGAAGCCAAGTTTCATGACATGGCGATGCTCTATGCGATTCTGCGCTTGCCTGGACTAGTCAAACGTTTAGACTATGCCGTGCAACAAAAACGAATCGACGAATGGATCGCAACCAGTTTCAACCAATTTTTATCAAGTAAGGATGCTGAGAAAACTGTTGCAGGCATTCAGACTACGGCGACAGGTACTTTTTCTTCATTCATCCAGGCTGACCTGCTGCACGCATTTATGGGCAGTTCTACAATTCCAAAACGGATTGAAGGCAAGCAGCTGATTATTTTCAAACTCGATGACGAACGCCGCACCGTGATTGGACCGTTGTTAGCAGCAGCTATTCACTTGTGCATTGTTTCCAACTTGTCTGTACCCCGACGCGACCCGCTCGCCATCTTCTTAGATGAGTTACCGTCAATTAAGTTAGATAAGCTGCCGCAGTGGATTAACGAGTACCGTTCTAATGGCGGTTGCTTCGTGTTAGGAATTCAGTCGCTCAACCAGCTCTACGAAACTTACGGAGAGAAGATGGGCGCTGCGATCGCATCGGCATGTTCTACTCACATCCTCTTCAACCCTGGCGATGCTAAAACCGCTGAAGAGTATTCCAAGCGGTACGGGGAAAAAGAAATTAAGCTGAAAAATCGCTCTACAAGTAGCTCGGTAAACTCGCAGTCGGTAAGCTGGAACGAGTCACTGCAAAAAATTCCTCTATTTACGGTAGACCAAATCTTGAAGTTCACTGAAGGTTGGTGCGTGATTACCAACCCTGGTTACCGAGTGGGTAAAGAGGGTTCGGTTCCTTACGCACTGAAAATTCCGGTTCCTAAGTCAGATGAAACACGAGCAGAAGAGTGCGAGCAGTTGTGGGATTCTCACGTGCGACCTGCGCTCTCAAGACGAGTGCCACTACCCGATCCGGAAAAACTCACGCAAGAACTGCTTTTACGGGTAGAACACGCCAAGAAGTTGTTGCCTGATCCACCAGAAGAGGGCAGTCAAACCCCACCACCCTCAGCTGCACCGCCACGGGGGACTACACCAAAACGATTTTCGGCTGAGCGCACTCCACGCTCTAATGTTAATGCTCTAGACTTCATCGCACCTGACACTGGACAAGAAGCAAGTTAG
- a CDS encoding DEAD/DEAH box helicase: MSTPNYGALLQSFWTPATQPIPENSSLSQTTEPADIAEFLGDDLLWQTTTKAQEPEERDIPGDLPPELTNALHEQGINRLYSHQLKALQAIRAGKSLILTSPTASGKTLSIYPGMIEGCMQGHRALVFYGFKALAADQYNKVSSLLVKIPQKVRPRLGMITGDVKEQDKRAEILAQKPHILAVTPELIHFQLRQAWKSEGWAGFYSKLRYIAFDEAHTLSGSYGANMAWLIRRIKLAVDRYGGDSKQLQFIFLSATCGNPRQLAQKLSALKPTKRDLKPIIWIRKSGAAVLPKRIVVTHPSHNLTADTARIIQFLLSQGKSGIAFCNSRRSVRELTGLLKSAQVSAFYSGITPERRAEVVEQLQAGTIQWIVATDALEAGIDLPELECCVLRGWPGSKKSYQQRAGRAGRQAPGLTVLIPNALNPIDLYVAEHPEILVSGEAEEVSFNDEYPIFAAKHLMCAAAETGIPIDKIKHYFGTAAVEVAKLLLSQGHLNKGRNGLWAKGNPHNDINFRGGATQSTIKLIDAESGEELEEVSLDIAYREVHPKAIYKRQDIDGKMLTYNCISLDLQGRRAILKQVADNSLYTVANTEFETSSIKLLTDPVQVPLLLPQELHECDREQKKEFTPAMKLELSFGQVSYITSGYSLMNQIYEQTCLNKRCLNYKEPLPGKRQCPSCGKATRKAIITEMLAEDNFEQPYRVQFSTPMVKVILNQQAQAAIEQVAKATRLSLSRTGLPIPPGYQQLWEHPSNLIALHSFGHQIMQALQLVVRADPKEVNFATSKELGETSIYVGYFYDQADGGNGASEAVFKQLPELARAAAAIARSCDCSTGCAKCLIQHGCPDGNTALLKQLGLVLLEAIAPPSPN, from the coding sequence CTTCAGAGCTTTTGGACTCCTGCCACCCAACCCATTCCAGAAAATTCAAGCTTATCCCAAACAACAGAACCAGCAGATATTGCTGAATTTCTAGGCGACGATCTACTTTGGCAGACCACCACAAAAGCTCAAGAACCCGAAGAGCGAGACATTCCAGGCGACTTGCCTCCTGAACTGACAAACGCCCTCCACGAGCAGGGAATCAATCGGCTTTACTCGCATCAACTCAAAGCCCTGCAAGCAATTCGAGCTGGGAAAAGCTTAATTTTGACTTCTCCAACCGCCAGCGGTAAAACCTTGAGTATTTATCCTGGCATGATTGAGGGTTGCATGCAAGGACATCGAGCATTGGTGTTTTATGGCTTTAAAGCATTAGCAGCCGACCAGTACAACAAGGTTTCTAGCCTTCTTGTTAAAATCCCTCAGAAAGTCAGACCTAGACTGGGGATGATTACAGGTGATGTCAAAGAGCAAGACAAACGAGCAGAAATCTTAGCACAGAAACCTCATATCTTGGCAGTTACGCCAGAGCTAATTCATTTCCAACTACGGCAAGCTTGGAAATCAGAAGGATGGGCAGGTTTTTACAGCAAGCTGAGGTATATTGCATTTGATGAAGCCCATACTCTTTCAGGCAGCTATGGGGCGAATATGGCGTGGCTCATTCGTCGCATCAAACTAGCAGTAGATCGCTACGGCGGAGACTCGAAGCAGCTGCAATTCATTTTCTTGAGTGCAACTTGCGGCAACCCCCGTCAGCTTGCCCAAAAGCTTTCTGCCCTGAAGCCAACTAAACGCGACCTCAAACCCATTATTTGGATTCGCAAGAGCGGAGCAGCAGTCCTTCCCAAGCGAATTGTAGTAACTCACCCCAGTCACAATCTTACTGCTGACACCGCTCGGATTATTCAATTCTTGCTGTCACAGGGTAAGTCGGGGATCGCGTTTTGTAATTCGCGCAGAAGCGTGCGAGAGCTAACGGGTTTGCTAAAATCTGCTCAGGTGTCTGCATTCTATAGCGGCATCACGCCAGAACGTAGAGCTGAGGTGGTAGAGCAACTTCAAGCTGGAACTATCCAATGGATTGTTGCCACAGATGCCCTCGAAGCTGGAATTGACCTACCTGAATTAGAGTGCTGCGTACTTCGGGGTTGGCCTGGGTCAAAAAAATCTTATCAGCAGCGAGCGGGCAGAGCCGGACGACAAGCGCCTGGATTGACGGTGCTAATTCCCAATGCCCTCAACCCTATCGACCTTTATGTGGCAGAACACCCTGAAATCCTGGTGTCTGGGGAAGCAGAAGAAGTGTCTTTCAATGATGAGTATCCCATCTTTGCTGCTAAGCATCTCATGTGTGCAGCAGCAGAAACGGGTATTCCTATAGACAAGATTAAGCACTACTTTGGCACTGCTGCGGTTGAAGTCGCGAAACTGCTCTTGTCACAGGGACATCTCAACAAAGGCAGGAACGGGCTATGGGCGAAAGGCAACCCCCACAATGACATTAATTTTCGCGGCGGAGCTACTCAAAGCACGATAAAGTTGATAGATGCCGAATCAGGGGAAGAACTAGAGGAAGTTTCTCTTGACATTGCCTATCGAGAAGTTCATCCCAAAGCAATCTACAAACGACAAGATATTGATGGGAAAATGCTTACCTACAATTGCATATCTTTGGATTTGCAGGGTCGGCGGGCAATCTTGAAGCAGGTAGCAGATAACTCCTTGTATACAGTTGCTAACACCGAATTTGAAACTAGCAGCATCAAACTCCTAACCGATCCAGTGCAAGTTCCCTTGCTCTTGCCCCAAGAACTACACGAATGCGATCGCGAACAAAAGAAAGAATTTACCCCTGCGATGAAGCTGGAACTCAGCTTTGGACAAGTCAGCTACATCACCAGTGGCTATAGCTTGATGAATCAAATCTACGAGCAAACTTGCTTAAACAAGCGATGCCTAAACTACAAAGAGCCGCTGCCAGGGAAACGTCAATGCCCATCTTGCGGCAAGGCAACTCGTAAAGCCATTATTACTGAGATGTTGGCAGAAGACAACTTTGAGCAGCCTTACCGAGTGCAGTTCTCTACACCAATGGTGAAAGTGATTTTGAATCAACAAGCCCAGGCTGCGATCGAACAAGTTGCTAAAGCCACTCGCCTTAGCTTGAGCCGTACTGGGCTACCCATTCCACCAGGCTATCAACAACTTTGGGAGCATCCCAGTAATTTGATTGCGTTGCACAGTTTCGGGCATCAAATCATGCAGGCATTGCAACTGGTTGTAAGGGCTGACCCCAAAGAAGTGAATTTTGCCACTTCCAAAGAACTGGGAGAAACTTCCATCTATGTGGGCTATTTCTACGATCAGGCGGACGGTGGTAATGGTGCTTCAGAAGCTGTGTTCAAGCAATTGCCTGAACTTGCTCGTGCGGCAGCTGCGATCGCCCGCAGCTGCGATTGCTCAACTGGATGTGCCAAGTGCCTGATCCAACATGGTTGTCCGGATGGTAACACTGCATTGCTCAAGCAACTGGGGTTAGTTTTGCTGGAGGCGATCGCCCCTCCTAGCCCTAACTAG
- a CDS encoding nucleotidyltransferase family protein: MNPVEKPQKAPKQTSILEVAASNTLPSAQAELKPLSAEEAIIKLVSLAPDYPKFSIKSLAIFGSVARNEARPNSDADVDILVEFFTEPTFDMYIDLKLHLETLLKRKVNLTDLKMLRPEIIPKVMEDAIPINLVQFNRESQPQNHSIPSPEEVIISIIRNSEQIAKFGVKAIALFGSVARDEARPDSDIDILVEFEGTPTFRNYVKLNRYLEDLLGRKVDLVDWDTLRPEIRSNVEKDIIPIA, encoded by the coding sequence ATGAACCCTGTTGAAAAGCCTCAAAAAGCTCCAAAGCAAACAAGTATTCTAGAAGTTGCTGCCTCAAACACTCTACCTTCAGCACAAGCAGAGCTAAAACCGTTGAGTGCGGAGGAAGCGATAATCAAGCTTGTGAGTTTAGCTCCCGATTACCCCAAGTTTAGCATCAAATCACTAGCAATATTTGGCTCCGTAGCACGGAACGAAGCTCGACCTAATAGCGACGCCGACGTAGATATTTTAGTAGAATTTTTTACTGAGCCGACATTTGATATGTACATAGATTTGAAACTACACTTAGAAACACTACTCAAAAGAAAAGTAAATTTAACAGATTTAAAGATGCTCAGACCAGAAATTATTCCAAAGGTTATGGAGGATGCTATTCCTATTAACTTAGTTCAATTTAATAGGGAAAGCCAGCCTCAAAATCACAGTATTCCTAGCCCAGAAGAAGTGATAATTTCAATTATTAGAAACTCCGAGCAGATTGCTAAATTTGGAGTAAAAGCTATAGCACTATTCGGCTCTGTAGCACGGGACGAAGCTCGACCAGATAGTGATATAGATATCTTGGTGGAGTTTGAAGGAACGCCAACTTTTCGGAACTATGTAAAACTCAATCGCTATCTAGAAGACTTATTAGGGAGAAAAGTTGATTTAGTTGATTGGGATACGCTCAGACCAGAAATTCGTTCTAATGTAGAAAAGGACATCATCCCCATTGCGTGA